In one Rutidosis leptorrhynchoides isolate AG116_Rl617_1_P2 chromosome 8, CSIRO_AGI_Rlap_v1, whole genome shotgun sequence genomic region, the following are encoded:
- the LOC139861440 gene encoding ATP-dependent 6-phosphofructokinase 7-like — MWWFMSWAKYSDQVKIVCALYHMYGITRLLGIDGGYRGFYSKNTITLTSKVDNDIHKPRGGTIIGTSRGGHDKPKIADSIQDRGINQVYIIGGDATQRGAPVIYQVHILVWITCIGNQL, encoded by the exons ATGTGGTGGTTTATGTCCTGGGCTAAATACAGTGATCAGGTCAAAATTGTATGCGCACTTTATCACATGTATGGTATCACCAGACTTCTTGGGATAGAT GGTGGTTATAGAGGTTTTTACTCGAAAAATACCATCACTTTGACATCTAAGGTTGATAATGATATCCATAAACCACGTGGTGGTACAATTATTGGTACCTCTCGAGGGGGCCATGATAAACCGAAGATAGCTGACAGTATTCAGGATCGTGGTATCAATCAG GTTTATATAATTGGAGGTGATGCAACTCAAAGGGGAGCACCAGTTATTTATCAG GTTCATATATTAGTTTGGATCACTTGCATTGGAAATCAGCTTTAG